The DNA sequence GGTACACAATGCTATCTTTGCTCTTTGGCTCCTATCCCCCGTGCTTACCTGTAGTAACAGAAGTGACGTGAGATCATTAACATATTTGAATACTGCATATTCAGTTATTCACCAATAGCAGGAAGTTAGATTGCATATAGGTCTTCCATAATTCATCTAAGCATAAAAATTCCCATGATGACAATGCAGGTTGAGTTTTACTGCTAATTACACCATTTGCATACGTAACAAGTAGGTAATGTCAACCTTGACAAATACTGTAGTCATACCCTACAGGAAAAGTCATCAATACATAAGGCAACAGAGGATTAGACTGACCATGAATGCATGTGCTATATGCACACAGAACTCAACTGTAATCCCTATTGACATAACAAGGTTAACAACAGAAACCGCATTTAGTTGAATACCAAGAATCGCCATTACACCCTGCATATGTCAGAAAAAGGTAGAATGTTTAGCTTTTGCAAGGGTTGATAAATTAGAGACAAAAGTTCAGATTTTGCAAGAGATATTAGTTGCAAATAAAAATCAAGTGCAATTGAGTTTTACAAGAGAGATAAAAACAAATGAAGATGCAGCAAAATTCAGAATATTAGAGAAAAATTATACCATGATGTCCAAGACTATCATGACCAGAACAAGCAATATGATTGCTGAACTCCACAGGCTGCATTGGGAtgcaacagaaaagaaaaaattacatataatacTGAAAAGGAATATACAACTTATCAATTATACGATGggtcaattttaaatttatttatacctGGATGTAATGACCAGACAAACCACAAAAACAGCACCTGTTAAACCAGCATCGTTATTGAATTACAAAAGAATTGGATTACAGAAAGACAACCTGATATTAGAAATTTAGACACCCAAAGAAGTAATAATTGGGAGTCCAAAGAGGAGCAAGGGGAAAATCCAAATAAGGTTGACATATATGATTCTGCCATACCCTGTGCATATAGAAGTTATTAGACTTCGTACG is a window from the Arachis hypogaea cultivar Tifrunner chromosome 17, arahy.Tifrunner.gnm2.J5K5, whole genome shotgun sequence genome containing:
- the LOC112766850 gene encoding uncharacterized protein, with the translated sequence MSASLKMDIFPYSVFYIFFEQYLDIWKIALINLAVALGAVFVVCLVITSSLWSSAIILLVLVMIVLDIMGVMAILGIQLNAVSVVNLVMSIGITVEFCVHIAHAFMVSTGDRSQRAKIALCTMGASVFRELVCVYRVSEHDIMNCVIVN